In a single window of the Panthera leo isolate Ple1 chromosome A1, P.leo_Ple1_pat1.1, whole genome shotgun sequence genome:
- the LOC122199710 gene encoding olfactory receptor 2T27 — MEWGNYSMYADFLLLGLFSDNDFPWLLFALILFVFVISIASNTIMIILIHIDSRLHTPMYYLLSQLSLMDILYISTIVPKMLVDQILGQRAISFAGCTAQHFLYLTLAGAEFFLLGLMSYDRYVAICNPLRYPVLMSRKVCMLIVLAAWLGGSIDGFLLTPVTMQFPFCASREINHFFCEVPALLKLSCTDTSTYETAMYVCCIMMLLIPFSVISASYTRILITVYRMSEAEGRRKAVATCSSHMVVVSLFYGAAMYTYVLPHSYHTPEKDKAVSAFYTILTPLLNPLIYSLRNKDVTGSLQKALGKCLSSGSVSTF; from the coding sequence ATGGAGTGGGGCAATTATTCCATGTATGCCGACTTTCTTCTCCTGGGCTTGTTCAGCGACAATGATTTTCCCTGGCTTCTCTTTGCCCTCATCCTCTTCGTTTTTGTCATCTCCATAGCCAGCAACACCATCATGATCATTCTGATCCACATAGACTCCcgcctccacacccccatgtactacTTGCTCAGTCAACTCTCCCTCATGGACATCTTGTACATTTCTACCATTGTGCCAAAAATGCTGGTTGACCAGATCTTGGGCCAGAGGGCCATATCCTTTGCAGGATGCACTGCCCAGCACTTCCTTTACCTGACATTGGCAGGGGCTGAGTTTTTTCTCCTAGGACTCATGTCTTATGACCGCTATGTAGCCATCTGCAACCCTTTACGCTATCCTGTCCTCATGAGCCGAAAGGTCTGCATGTTGATTGTACTGGCAGCCTGGCTGGGAGGGTCCATAGATGGCTTCCTGCTTACCCCAGTCACCATGCAGTTCCCGTTCTGTGCCTCTCGAGAGATCAACCACTTCTTCTGTGAGGTCCCTGCCCTTCTGAAGCTCTCCTGTACTGACACATCAACTTACGAGACAGCCATGTATGTCTGCTGCATCATGATGCTCCTCATCCCTTTCTCTGTCATCTCAGCCTCTTATACAAGGATTCTCATCACTGTTTATAGAATGAGTGAAGCAGAGGGGAGACGAAAGGCAGTGGCCACTTGCTCCTCACACATGGTGGTTGTCAGCCTTTTCTATGGGGCTGCCATGTACACCTATGTGCTGCCTCACTCTTACCATACCCCTGAGAAGGACAAGGCTGTGTCTGCCTTCTACACTATCCTCACTCCCTTGCTCAACCCACTCATCTATAGCCTCAGGAACAAGGATGTTACAGGGTCTCTACAGAAAGCTCTGGGCAAGTGTTTGTCCTCAGGAAGTGTATCCACGTTCTAA